A portion of the Gossypium arboreum isolate Shixiya-1 chromosome 8, ASM2569848v2, whole genome shotgun sequence genome contains these proteins:
- the LOC108488478 gene encoding bidirectional sugar transporter SWEET14-like — protein MAANIHDQSFSIVFGLLGNILSFFVYLAPLPTFYRIFKKKSTEGFQSIPYSVALFSAMLLLYYAFLKQHDAVMLITINSIGSCIESIYLIFYQIYATKTARIYTTKLVIFFNIVALGFIILVTLVFFKGHLRVSIVGWICAIFSVCVFAAPLSIIRLVIKTKSVEYMPFPLSFFLTLCAITWFLYGFSLRDFYIATPNILGFSFGITQMILYLVYRGETKALVLPDSNNKVQLEQFPNANNVQQSTVNQNQEGAMNYGVAGMISNSQVVPSELNV, from the exons ATGGCTGCAAACATCCATGATCAAAGTTTCTCTATTGTTTTTGGTCTTCTTG GGAATATTTTGTCTTTCTTTGTTTATCTTGCCCCACT GCCAACTTTTTACAGGATTTTCAAGAAGAAATCAACAGAAGGTTTTCAATCGATACCATATTCAGTAGCACTTTTCAGTGCCATGTTGCTTCTTTACTACGCTTTCCTCAAGCAACACGATGCAGTCATGCTCATCACCATTAACTCCATTGGCTCCTGCATCGAATCCATTTATCTCATTTTTTACCAGATTTATGCTACCAAAACAGCCAGG ATATACACGACAAAGCTGGTTATATTTTTCAACATAGTGGCATTAGGATTTATCATACTTGTCACCTTGGTATTTTTTAAAGGCCATCTTCGAGTTTCTATCGTAGGGTGGATTTGTGCCATCTTCTCAGTTTGTGTCTTTGCTGCTCCCCTCAGCATCATT AGATTAGTGATAAAAACGAAGAGTGTGGAATACATGCCATTCCCATTGTCATTCTTTTTGACTCTCTGTGCTATAACATGGTTTCTTTATGGGTTTTCATTAAGAGATTTCTACATAGCA ACACCAAACATTTTGGGGTTCAGCTTTGGAATAACACAGATGATATTATATCTTGTATATCGCGGCGAAACGAAAGCATTGGTCTTGCCTGATAGCAACAACAAGGTCCAATTAGAGCAATTTCCGAATGCTAATAATGTCCAACAAAGTACTGTAAACCAGAATCAAGAAGGTGCCATGAATTATGGAGTTGCAGGGATGATTAGCAACTCACAAGTTGTCCCTAGTGAACTCAACGTTTGA